One genomic segment of Rivularia sp. PCC 7116 includes these proteins:
- a CDS encoding NYN domain-containing protein gives MDITNFTAQAQIEKQRQGMKIILTDEDTQMPINKQASHLNITSNRGRVAIFIDGSNLFHTALQLGIEIDYTKLLCYLTREARLLRAFFYTGVDRHNEKQQGFLLWMRRNGYRVVTKEVIQLPDGSRKSNQHVEIAVDMMNLSPYYDTAVLVSGDGELTYAVNAVAYQGARVELVSLRGMTNESLIDVADCFIDLDSIKHYIKKNNDACCEEV, from the coding sequence ATGGATATTACCAATTTTACTGCCCAAGCGCAAATTGAAAAGCAACGACAAGGTATGAAAATTATTCTTACAGATGAAGATACGCAGATGCCAATAAACAAACAGGCTTCTCACTTAAATATTACTTCTAATCGCGGTAGAGTTGCTATTTTTATTGATGGTTCAAACTTGTTTCATACAGCTTTGCAACTTGGTATTGAAATTGATTATACTAAGCTGCTTTGCTACTTAACTAGAGAGGCAAGGTTGTTAAGAGCTTTCTTCTATACTGGTGTCGATCGCCATAACGAAAAGCAACAAGGATTTCTGCTCTGGATGCGTAGAAATGGTTATCGTGTAGTGACAAAAGAAGTAATTCAACTTCCTGATGGTTCTAGAAAATCAAATCAGCATGTAGAAATTGCTGTAGATATGATGAATCTATCTCCCTATTACGATACAGCAGTTCTAGTCAGTGGAGATGGAGAGTTAACCTACGCTGTAAATGCTGTCGCTTATCAAGGTGCTAGGGTTGAACTAGTTAGTCTGCGAGGAATGACAAACGAATCTTTAATTGATGTGGCAGATTGTTTTATCGACTTAGATTCCATCAAACATTACATTAAAAAGAATAACGACGCATGTTGCGAAGAAGTATAG
- a CDS encoding ATP-binding protein, giving the protein MTENLISIDKNAYELMQAELMVLRSCINSSLPSDCLTKLKLKQNERLLDGIAKASNCLLTIEDYEESINAALAALGKAVVADRIYIFQNHFHPVTGEMLMSQRWEWAAPGVTPEIDNPELQNLPYIGCFPRWYKYFTEGRLITGLVKDFPEAEREILQEQGILSILVTPIEIKGKLWGFIGFDNCHSEHQWTNIEKSVLQAAAGNLGGAIASYQTETQLLESQQFLQLLIDSIPQLIFWKDRNSVFKGCNSSAAKVSGLNSPEEILGKTDYDMPWTFEEANFYRECDKRVMELGEAELHIIETQKQSDGTQAWLDTNKIPLQNAKGDVIGILVTVEDITQRKQIEEEIKNLNEKLEVKVEARTAQLQRTQARLKKLTDNVPGMIYEYRLQPDGDISFDYVSSGCKEILGLEPQALLQDANLAFENIHSEDIKNLTEKGNISAQKLTNLECEWRFIIPNRNYKWIKLVAKPEIKSNNSITWYGCLIDITQMKRVEEKFQKQTKSLKKALKELKKTQTQLIQTEKMSSLGQMVAGVAHEINNPVNFIHGNIVPACEYVQDLLRLIELYQKHYPEPNIEIIEGFENIEFDFIKEDLSKILHSMEEGTSRIKEIVLSLRNFSRLDEAEFKRVDIHSGIDSTLMILHNRLKANSKRPEIKVIKEYNCLPLVECYPGQLNQVFMNILANAIDALDDYNSKRTVEEITLNPNYIKIATEFIKNQHIRIRISDNGIGIPNKIKSKLFDPFFTTKEVGKGTGLGLSISYQIIVEKHRGKLYCNSTPGEGTEFVIEIPIVR; this is encoded by the coding sequence ATGACAGAGAATCTAATTTCTATTGACAAAAATGCATATGAATTGATGCAAGCGGAACTTATGGTACTGCGTAGTTGTATTAATAGTTCACTGCCATCCGACTGCCTAACAAAGTTAAAACTAAAGCAAAACGAACGCTTACTTGATGGTATTGCAAAAGCAAGTAACTGTCTGCTGACAATTGAAGATTACGAGGAATCTATTAATGCAGCTTTAGCAGCTTTGGGAAAAGCTGTTGTTGCAGATAGAATTTACATTTTTCAAAATCATTTCCACCCAGTTACAGGTGAAATGCTGATGAGTCAGCGGTGGGAATGGGCAGCACCAGGTGTTACTCCCGAAATTGATAATCCCGAATTACAAAATCTTCCCTATATTGGTTGTTTTCCACGCTGGTACAAATATTTTACTGAAGGTAGATTAATTACTGGGTTGGTGAAAGATTTTCCTGAAGCCGAACGAGAAATTTTGCAAGAACAAGGTATCTTATCAATATTGGTAACTCCAATCGAAATCAAAGGTAAATTGTGGGGATTTATTGGTTTTGATAATTGCCATAGCGAACATCAATGGACAAATATCGAAAAGTCGGTTTTACAAGCTGCTGCAGGTAACTTGGGTGGTGCGATCGCATCTTATCAAACTGAAACGCAACTTCTGGAATCGCAACAATTTCTCCAACTGCTAATTGATAGTATTCCCCAGCTAATTTTTTGGAAAGATAGAAATTCGGTATTTAAAGGATGTAACAGTAGTGCTGCAAAAGTTTCTGGATTGAATTCTCCAGAAGAGATTCTTGGCAAAACAGATTATGATATGCCTTGGACTTTTGAGGAAGCAAATTTTTATCGGGAATGCGATAAACGTGTAATGGAATTGGGTGAAGCTGAATTACACATCATTGAAACTCAAAAGCAATCCGATGGTACACAAGCATGGCTGGATACAAATAAAATACCGTTACAAAATGCGAAAGGTGATGTCATCGGAATTTTAGTAACTGTTGAAGATATTACCCAACGCAAACAAATTGAAGAAGAAATAAAAAATTTAAATGAAAAGTTAGAGGTTAAAGTTGAAGCGCGTACTGCTCAATTACAAAGAACTCAAGCACGACTTAAGAAATTAACTGATAACGTACCGGGAATGATTTATGAATACCGTCTGCAACCAGATGGAGATATATCGTTTGACTATGTTTCTTCTGGGTGTAAAGAAATTTTAGGATTAGAACCACAAGCCTTACTGCAAGATGCTAATTTAGCCTTTGAAAATATCCATTCCGAGGATATTAAAAATTTGACAGAAAAAGGCAACATATCTGCCCAAAAATTAACAAATTTAGAATGCGAATGGCGTTTTATTATACCTAATAGAAATTATAAATGGATTAAATTAGTAGCAAAACCAGAAATTAAATCAAACAATTCAATAACTTGGTATGGCTGTTTAATTGATATCACTCAAATGAAGCGAGTAGAAGAAAAGTTTCAAAAGCAAACTAAGAGCTTAAAAAAAGCTTTAAAGGAATTAAAAAAGACTCAAACACAATTGATTCAGACAGAAAAAATGTCTTCTTTAGGACAAATGGTTGCGGGAGTTGCTCACGAGATAAATAATCCGGTTAATTTTATTCATGGTAATATCGTGCCTGCCTGCGAATATGTCCAAGATTTGCTGAGATTAATAGAATTGTATCAAAAACATTATCCAGAACCTAATATAGAAATTATAGAAGGATTTGAAAATATAGAATTTGATTTTATTAAGGAGGATTTATCAAAAATACTTCATTCGATGGAAGAAGGTACAAGTCGGATTAAAGAGATTGTATTGAGTTTGCGTAATTTTTCTCGCCTTGATGAAGCGGAATTTAAGCGAGTAGATATTCATTCGGGTATTGATTCGACATTAATGATTTTGCATAACCGCTTGAAAGCAAATTCTAAACGTCCAGAAATCAAAGTTATTAAAGAATATAATTGCTTACCGTTAGTTGAATGCTATCCCGGTCAACTAAACCAAGTGTTTATGAATATTTTAGCTAATGCTATTGATGCTTTAGATGATTATAATTCAAAACGCACAGTCGAAGAAATTACTTTAAATCCTAATTATATTAAAATCGCTACAGAATTCATTAAAAATCAGCATATAAGAATTAGAATTAGCGATAACGGTATCGGCATTCCAAATAAGATTAAATCAAAATTGTTTGACCCGTTTTTTACTACCAAAGAAGTTGGTAAAGGCACCGGTTTGGGTTTATCTATAAGCTATCAAATCATAGTAGAAAAACATCGTGGTAAGCTTTATTGTAATTCAACACCGGGTGAGGGTACAGAATTTGTGATTGAAATCCCTATAGTTCGGTGA
- a CDS encoding sulfite exporter TauE/SafE family protein: MVLDFFLIATLGFLGSFGHCVGMCGPLTVAFSLSSQSENTSWWQQSKFHILLNIGRMLSYSLVGAAIGALGSILLEGGQLAGVGSELRQWIAIITGLMLILFGLRQINPNLLPRIPFLHPLLQSDLHNRLNAGMSKLSLQNSWYTPALLGMTWGLMPCGFLYAAQIKAAQTGNMWMGAATMLAFGLGTFPIMLGVGVSASLVSKDRRSQLFRLGGWVTLIIGIITLQRTGDTMADYTGHAGLILLILALIARPISRLWIAPMRYRRALGVGAFVLSLAHTAHMMEHSFSWKLKSISFLTPEFQLGIAFGAIGLILMAPAAFTSFDSLQKSLGKNWRKIHLLSVPALILSAVHALIIGSHYFGSVQSTLLSKFAPAVLGIVTLAVLLLRTRLFWSVLGLQRFYVSSNQ; the protein is encoded by the coding sequence ATGGTACTTGATTTTTTCCTAATTGCAACTTTGGGATTCCTTGGTAGTTTTGGTCATTGTGTAGGAATGTGTGGTCCTTTGACTGTAGCATTTTCTTTATCTTCCCAAAGCGAAAATACTAGCTGGTGGCAACAATCAAAGTTCCACATTTTGTTGAATATTGGGCGAATGCTCAGCTATAGCTTGGTTGGTGCTGCAATCGGGGCACTTGGTTCAATATTGTTGGAAGGAGGGCAATTAGCTGGTGTTGGTAGTGAATTACGTCAGTGGATAGCAATTATTACTGGCTTAATGCTAATTTTATTCGGACTTCGGCAAATTAATCCCAATTTATTACCGCGAATTCCATTTTTACATCCATTGCTACAAAGTGATTTACACAATCGCTTAAATGCTGGAATGTCCAAACTGTCATTGCAAAACTCATGGTATACACCAGCCCTTTTAGGAATGACTTGGGGTTTAATGCCTTGTGGTTTTCTGTATGCTGCCCAAATTAAAGCCGCTCAAACGGGGAATATGTGGATGGGTGCAGCTACAATGCTTGCTTTTGGTTTGGGAACCTTTCCCATAATGTTGGGTGTAGGAGTATCTGCATCGTTGGTAAGCAAAGACAGACGCTCTCAATTGTTTCGTTTGGGTGGTTGGGTCACTCTCATCATAGGTATAATTACCCTGCAACGGACTGGCGATACAATGGCAGATTATACCGGACATGCCGGTTTAATATTGCTGATATTAGCGTTAATTGCTCGTCCCATTAGCCGTTTATGGATAGCACCTATGCGCTACCGTCGTGCTTTAGGGGTTGGTGCTTTTGTCCTCTCTTTAGCCCATACCGCTCACATGATGGAACATTCATTTTCCTGGAAGCTTAAAAGTATTTCCTTCTTAACACCTGAATTTCAGTTAGGTATAGCTTTTGGTGCAATAGGATTAATTTTAATGGCTCCTGCTGCTTTTACCAGTTTTGACTCTTTACAAAAGTCTTTAGGTAAAAATTGGCGAAAAATTCATTTATTAAGCGTTCCAGCTTTAATATTGAGCGCTGTACACGCATTAATTATAGGTTCTCATTATTTTGGTTCGGTGCAGTCAACCTTGCTTAGTAAATTTGCCCCTGCTGTTTTAGGAATTGTAACCCTTGCAGTATTGTTGCTCAGAACCCGTCTTTTTTGGTCGGTATTAGGCTTGCAGAGGTTTTATGTTTCTAGCAATCAGTGA